In the genome of Miscanthus floridulus cultivar M001 unplaced genomic scaffold, ASM1932011v1 fs_152_1_2, whole genome shotgun sequence, one region contains:
- the LOC136530519 gene encoding uncharacterized mitochondrial protein AtMg00810-like, translating to MDDLILTSMRTEDINSFKREMVARFLLSDLDALSYYLGIEVRQGKEELMLDQSAYASKLLERGGMAECKPCVTLMEERLKLTKASTTAKVDATLYRSIIDGLRYLVHMRSDIAFVMGYVSHFMEDP from the coding sequence ATGGACGACTTGATCCTCACTAGCatgcgcacggaggacatcaatagcttcaagcgtgagatggtggcTCGTTTTTTATTGAGTGATCTcgacgcactctcctactacctcggcatcgaggtgagacaggggaaggaggaactcatgctcgatcagagcgcgtatgcctcgaagctaTTAGAGCGGggtggcatggctgagtgcaagccatgcgtgactctgatggaggagcggctgaagctgacgaaggccagtaccacggcgaaggtggatgcaacactctacagGAGCATCATcgacggtctgcgctacctagtccacatgaggtcaGACATTGCGTTCGTTATGGGCTACGTTAGTCACTTTATGGAGGATCcttga